AGTCCAAACTCCAAACCGGTCAAAGCCAGCCCGATGGCATAGAAACTGCCCAGCAGCAGACACACCATGATCTGCCCGCGTGCGAAACCACTCAACGTCGCGTCAATTTCACGGGCCAGTTTGCGAACCGTTTCCGCATCCGGCCGGGGTAACCAGCCGTCGATCTTTGCCACCATCCGGTCCCAGTCGCGCAACATGTAAAATGTCACGATCGGGGTCAGGACAATCAGTGAAATGACGTTCAGGACTGCGCCAATGCCGCTGACGAATCGCTTGGTGATTTGCCCGGCTGTCTGGAATATCTGTCCGGTGAACCCTGCGGCCTTGTCCGAAAGAACCGACAATTCCTGCCCATCGAAGAAATCCTGCATCATCTTGAACAGCGGTGCCGCTTTCTCCTTCAATGCGCCCAGATAGGACGGCAGCTTATGCGCCAGCGCGCCGATCTCCTGGAAGGCTGCCGGCAAGACCCAGGCAAGCACCATGATGAAGACGATAAAGAAGATGACCGTCACCAGGGTTGTCGCCGCCGTACGAGACAACCCGTGTTCTTCAAGCCAGTCGCAAACCGGGTCCAGGAAATAGGCCACAGCCATCCCCGCCACAAAGGGCAGCAGGACATCCCGCAGGAGATAAAGCAGAAACACAAAGATCACCAAGGCACCGATCCAAAAATAGGATTTCTGCTGTGTGGTCATGAAGGCCCCTTCCCTGATTGCCCGAAATTTGAAATGACAGATGACCGATTAATGCAGCGCCAGGGTCCAGCGTTGTTCTACCGTATCATAGTGCAGGTTCATGTCGGCCTGCGCCAAAGCGGTCTGCAACTGGTCCGTCGTTCCAAGATAGTCCAATGCGACAACGGCCTGCGTTGTGGACAGGTTTTCCAGAACGTAGTGGTCGACAACTGCCAGACGATCCAGCGCATTACGCAGCGTCACCCAGTCATTCAGGGACTGCAACGGCACGGTCACGACCATCTTGTTCCTGTCGCCGGAATAGTCGATCAGGTTCCGACGCTTCCAGTCGTCCTCAATCGACGCCAGTACGCGCTGAACAGAATAGCCCATCAGGGCTTGAGCATCCTGTCCTTCCTGTGCCTTGGCCGACTGGTTATAGGCGCTTTGCGACCATCCCGCCGCATAGACGCGGCTACTGACGGTCAACTGTGCGATCTCGCCGGCATCGTTGAGCCGGGGCTGTGCCACTGTCAGCAACACCCCGTCCGCCCCATATTTTTGTGCAATGGCGTCGAGCCGCGCCTGATCACCTTCCAGAGCCTGACTGGCCGATATTGTTGCGATATCACTCAGGTCCCCCAGCGGCAGCACGACGGGCACCAGCCCACCATCCAGCGCCAGTTGCCCCCAGGCGTTCAACCAGCTATTGCCATCATCCCAAAGGCGGTTGGCAGCACCTTCCTGCAACACGGGCAGGATGACCAGTTTCTTACTTTTGGTTTCGGCATAGGACACCTGATTGGTCTGCAGCCACTTGCGAACCGCATCCGGCAGGAAGCTCACATTGATCCGCGCCAGATAGTGCCCTTGGCCACGAGACATTTTTTCCGATGCAATCGACACCCCGTAGATCATCGGCTCCAGGCTTTTGGAATCAATGGACGGAATCCCTGCGCGGGCCTCCTGAAGCGTCACGCGTGCCAGCAAACGATCAAACGCAAGCTGCTTGGCGCGCGCGATGCCCTTGGCCTTTGCTTCCGCCTCGTTACCTGCGGTAATATCCACCCCCACACCATTTACCTGATAGACAGAATCCTCTGCCCGGGCCGTTGTGACGCCCAGAAAGAGGGTCGTCCCGACAAGAAATAGTGCGAAAAAGCGTTGAACCGGTACTAGCAGCATTGAAAAGCGCTCCGAAATTTGTATGGTGCGAACGCTGTTTATATAGCCCCTTTGTCGGGGAGGATGCCATAGTTACCGATAAAAAAACCAATGGCCTGACCTATCGCGATGCCGGTGTCGATATCGATGCGGGTAATGCGTTGGTCGACGCCATTAAACCGCTGGCCCGCGCGACGCGTCGGCCGGGCGCTGATAGTTCCCTGGGTGGTTTCGGTGGTCTGTTCGACCCCAAAGCCGCAGGATTCAAGGATCCCGTCATGGTCGCCGCGACCGATGGCGTGGGTACAAAACTGAAAATCGCCCTTGAAACAGGCAAGCATGACACGGTGGGGATCGACCTGGTCGCCATGTGCGTGAATGACCTGATCGTTCAAGGCGCGGAGCCACTTATCTTCCTGGATTATTTCGCCTGCGGAAAGCTCACGGTTGATGTCGCGCGCGACGTGGTCGCCGGTATTTCCGACGGCTGTGTTCAGGCCGGTTGCTCGCTCATCGGCGGTGAAACCGCTGAAATGCCGGGTATGTACGGCGATGGCGATTATGACCTGGCGGGTTTCTCAGTCGGTGCGGTCGAACGTGACGGCCTGCTGGACGGCAGTCAGGTCAAGGCCGGTGACGTTATCCTGGGGCTTGCCTCCAGTGGCGTTCACTCCAACGGGTTCAGCCTGGTTCGCAAAATCCTGGAAACCAACGGCCTGACCTTTGCCGATCCTGCCCCCTTTGCGGAAGGTATCACAATCGGCGAAGCCCTGCTGGAACCCACACGCATTTATGTGAAACAGGTTCTGGCGGCCTTCAAGACCGGTGGTATTCACGGCCTTTGCCACATTACAGGTGGCGGTTTTTACGAAAACCTGCCCCGTGTCTACGGCGAAGATCTGGCCTGTCGGATCAAAGGCAACTCCTGGCCGGCCCTGCCGGTCTTCGAGTGGCTGGCCAAGGCTGGCGGCATCGCCACGCGCGAAATGCTCCGCACCTTCAACTGCGGGATCGGCATGGCACTGTTCGTCGAGGCGGATAAAACGGACGAAATCACCGCCGTCCTCGAGGAACAGGGCGAATCGGTCTATCGCCTTGGTGTCATGGTGGAACGCGGCGATGGTCCTTCCGTCGAAATCGAGGGCGTGGAATGAGCAAGCTGAAGGTCGCGGTTGCGGTCTCTGGCGGAGGTTCCAATCTGCAGGCGTTGATCGACGCCTGCAGCAATCCCGATTTTCCGGCGGAAATCGTCACCGTTCTGGCCAACCGTCCTCAGGCTTATGGCCTGGAACGGGCAAGACAGGCGGGAATTCCGACAGTCCTGATCGACCATACGGAATTCGACGACCGGGAAAGCTTTGACGCCGAACTGGACAAGGCACTTCGCGCCACGGGTGCGGACCTGATTTGTCTGGCCGGTTTCATGCGTATTCTGACGGATGACTTTGTCCGTGGCTGGGAAGGCCGGATGATTAATATCCACCCCTCCCTGCTGCCGAAACACCGGGGGCTGCATACGCACCAACGTGCCATCGAGGCAGGCGACGCCTATCACGGATGCACGGTTCATTATGTGTGCCCGGAACTGGATGCAGGCCCGTTGATCATTCAGGCAAAAGTGCCGGTCGAGCCGGGTGATACGCCTGATAGCCTGGCGGCCCGTGTTCTGACGCGCGAACATGTTATTTATCCGCAGGCCTTGCAGTGGATCGCTGAAGGACGTGTTGAAATCACAGGCGACACAGCATTGGTGGATGGGCAACCAGGACCTGTAATACTGGACTGGGACGCCTAAATCGCTTATAGGCAAAAATAGAGTTTTATCAAAAAGCCCATCGGGCTTTGAGCTTAAGTACCGGAACAAGAAACAGGGTTAGGACCATGGATCAGATGGAATTTGAACAAGCACCGCGTGCAAATGTGGAAACCTGGAACACGCTGAAAAAGATGATCACCGTTTCCACCATCGCCATCGCGTTTGTATTGCTGGTAATGGCGGCCACCTTGACCTGATCATTGCCATGCCTGACTAACAAAACCCGGCATCTGCCGGGTTTTTTATTGCCAAGTTCCCAGGTTCCTCTGAATCGGGACACAAAAAAGGGCGCCGACCGGCACCCTTCTTCGTAATCTCTACTTTAGACCGGATTAACCGACGATTTCGGAACCGGCAAAGAAGTAAGCGATTTCTTCCGCGGCGGTTTCCGGTGCATCGGAACCGTGAACGGAGTTTGCTTCGATGGACTCAGCAAAAGACTTGCGGATCGTGCCTTCGTCAGCGTTCGCCGGGTTGGTGGCGCCCATGATCTCGCGGTTGCGAGCAATGGCGTTTTCACCTTCCAGAACCTGAACGACAACCGGACCGGAGGTCATGAATTCGACCAGGTCGTTGAAGAAAGCGCGTTCTTTGTGGACACCGTAGAAGGTCTCAGCCTGTTCGCGGGTCATGCGGATGCGCTTCTGAGCAACAACGCGCAGGCCGCCATCTTCGAACATGGCGTTGATCTTGCCCGTCAGGTTCCGGCGCGTTGCGTCCGGCTTAATAATCGAAAAAGTACGTTCGATAGCCATGATAGAGCCTCTGAAAATCTCGTTTATTCGCATAAGGAACCCTATGCGATCAGCGCGGGCTTATAACCGTCTTGGAGCAGAACCGCAACCCCATGTGTTTTCTATTCTTCCAGAAACGCTTTTGCCAACCGGGTATTGTCGTGCTATCTCGCGCCCATGTTAACGATCAAGAACCTCAGCTATCATATTGCCGGACGCCCGCTTATCCAGGATGCGAGCGTTCAAATCGCCGATGGCCAGCGCGTCGGCCTGGTCGGGCGTAACGGCGCCGGAAAAACAACGCTTTTCAAGCTTGTTCTCGGTGGTCTGCACGGTGACGGCGGTGAGATTTCCATTGGCAACCGCCAGAGCATCGGCACCGTCGCGCAGGAAGCCCCCAGTGGCAATCAGT
The Aestuariispira ectoiniformans genome window above contains:
- a CDS encoding AI-2E family transporter, translated to MTTQQKSYFWIGALVIFVFLLYLLRDVLLPFVAGMAVAYFLDPVCDWLEEHGLSRTAATTLVTVIFFIVFIMVLAWVLPAAFQEIGALAHKLPSYLGALKEKAAPLFKMMQDFFDGQELSVLSDKAAGFTGQIFQTAGQITKRFVSGIGAVLNVISLIVLTPIVTFYMLRDWDRMVAKIDGWLPRPDAETVRKLAREIDATLSGFARGQIMVCLLLGSFYAIGLALTGLEFGLIIGFLTGLISFIPYFGMVIGFAVGMAVAIAQFDSFIWIGMVAAVFGIGQILEGYVLTPKLIGGQVGLHPVWIIFALMAGGALFGFLGVLIAVPVTAVIGVLTRFSLKKYMASPLYDHAHLLAGDDRNDE
- a CDS encoding DUF2066 domain-containing protein, with the translated sequence MLLVPVQRFFALFLVGTTLFLGVTTARAEDSVYQVNGVGVDITAGNEAEAKAKGIARAKQLAFDRLLARVTLQEARAGIPSIDSKSLEPMIYGVSIASEKMSRGQGHYLARINVSFLPDAVRKWLQTNQVSYAETKSKKLVILPVLQEGAANRLWDDGNSWLNAWGQLALDGGLVPVVLPLGDLSDIATISASQALEGDQARLDAIAQKYGADGVLLTVAQPRLNDAGEIAQLTVSSRVYAAGWSQSAYNQSAKAQEGQDAQALMGYSVQRVLASIEDDWKRRNLIDYSGDRNKMVVTVPLQSLNDWVTLRNALDRLAVVDHYVLENLSTTQAVVALDYLGTTDQLQTALAQADMNLHYDTVEQRWTLALH
- the purM gene encoding phosphoribosylformylglycinamidine cyclo-ligase, whose product is MVTDKKTNGLTYRDAGVDIDAGNALVDAIKPLARATRRPGADSSLGGFGGLFDPKAAGFKDPVMVAATDGVGTKLKIALETGKHDTVGIDLVAMCVNDLIVQGAEPLIFLDYFACGKLTVDVARDVVAGISDGCVQAGCSLIGGETAEMPGMYGDGDYDLAGFSVGAVERDGLLDGSQVKAGDVILGLASSGVHSNGFSLVRKILETNGLTFADPAPFAEGITIGEALLEPTRIYVKQVLAAFKTGGIHGLCHITGGGFYENLPRVYGEDLACRIKGNSWPALPVFEWLAKAGGIATREMLRTFNCGIGMALFVEADKTDEITAVLEEQGESVYRLGVMVERGDGPSVEIEGVE
- the purN gene encoding phosphoribosylglycinamide formyltransferase, which translates into the protein MSKLKVAVAVSGGGSNLQALIDACSNPDFPAEIVTVLANRPQAYGLERARQAGIPTVLIDHTEFDDRESFDAELDKALRATGADLICLAGFMRILTDDFVRGWEGRMINIHPSLLPKHRGLHTHQRAIEAGDAYHGCTVHYVCPELDAGPLIIQAKVPVEPGDTPDSLAARVLTREHVIYPQALQWIAEGRVEITGDTALVDGQPGPVILDWDA
- the ndk gene encoding nucleoside-diphosphate kinase produces the protein MAIERTFSIIKPDATRRNLTGKINAMFEDGGLRVVAQKRIRMTREQAETFYGVHKERAFFNDLVEFMTSGPVVVQVLEGENAIARNREIMGATNPANADEGTIRKSFAESIEANSVHGSDAPETAAEEIAYFFAGSEIVG